One Niabella beijingensis DNA window includes the following coding sequences:
- a CDS encoding DEAD/DEAH box helicase — protein sequence MSFNNLQLIAPILKALSHEGYTTPTPIQEKSIPVILQKKDLLACAQTGTGKTASFALPLLQLLYGQKQEPSHNPKVLVLVPTRELALQVSESFTAYGRYLPLKQVVIFGGVSQHNQVRALQRSVDVLIATPGRLLDLINQGYPLVEAISYLVLDEADRMLDMGFIHDVKRILARLPQQRQTIFFSATMPPEVQKLSDALLKQPVKIEITPPATTVDKIQQSVYHTEKPNKPALLLHVLQNAGAESTLVFARTKYGADKIAKSLNRSGISAAAIHGNKSQGARQTALGNFKTGKISVLVATDIAARGIDIDGMGYVINYELPNIPETYVHRIGRTGRAGASGIAVSFCDAEEQPYLKDIQKLINKTIPVVKGHPFEPASPQRTESAPSQPAADEKRKQHWKPKKTGHFHNRYKKPGQKTPAMRGDDR from the coding sequence TTGTCGTTTAATAATCTGCAGCTTATTGCTCCGATACTTAAAGCATTAAGCCATGAGGGGTATACCACTCCCACTCCCATACAGGAAAAATCCATACCGGTGATCCTTCAAAAAAAAGACCTTCTTGCCTGTGCACAAACGGGCACCGGTAAAACCGCCTCCTTTGCCCTGCCGCTGTTACAACTGCTGTACGGGCAGAAACAGGAGCCCTCGCATAACCCCAAAGTGCTGGTACTGGTGCCAACAAGAGAACTGGCCCTGCAGGTATCAGAAAGTTTTACCGCCTATGGCAGGTACCTGCCCTTGAAACAGGTAGTCATTTTTGGCGGTGTATCACAGCACAACCAGGTAAGAGCATTGCAACGGTCCGTGGATGTTTTAATTGCCACCCCCGGCCGGCTGCTGGACCTGATCAACCAGGGTTATCCACTGGTAGAAGCGATCAGCTACCTGGTACTGGATGAAGCCGACCGCATGCTGGACATGGGTTTTATCCACGACGTAAAAAGGATCCTTGCCCGTCTGCCGCAGCAGCGCCAGACCATTTTCTTTTCCGCCACCATGCCACCGGAAGTACAAAAACTCTCCGACGCGCTGTTAAAGCAGCCTGTAAAAATAGAGATCACTCCGCCGGCAACAACAGTAGATAAGATACAGCAGTCCGTATATCATACCGAGAAACCGAATAAGCCCGCCCTGCTCCTGCATGTACTGCAAAATGCAGGCGCGGAGTCCACACTGGTCTTTGCAAGAACAAAATACGGCGCAGACAAGATCGCCAAGAGCCTGAACCGGTCCGGCATCAGCGCGGCAGCCATACATGGCAACAAATCGCAGGGTGCCCGGCAAACCGCACTTGGCAATTTCAAAACAGGAAAAATAAGCGTACTGGTTGCCACTGATATCGCCGCAAGAGGCATTGATATCGATGGTATGGGTTATGTGATCAACTATGAATTACCCAATATCCCGGAGACCTATGTACACCGCATCGGACGCACCGGACGCGCCGGCGCCAGCGGCATTGCTGTTTCTTTCTGTGATGCAGAAGAGCAGCCTTACCTGAAGGACATTCAAAAACTGATCAATAAAACCATCCCGGTAGTTAAGGGGCATCCTTTTGAACCGGCATCTCCGCAACGTACAGAGTCCGCTCCGTCGCAACCGGCTGCGGATGAAAAACGGAAACAGCACTGGAAGCCTAAGAAGACGGGGCATTTCCATAACCGGTATAAAAAACCGGGACAGAAAACACCGGCAATGCGGGGCGACGACCGATAA
- a CDS encoding fatty acid desaturase family protein, whose translation MKILSALTDPAYTHKTRFNSYEKLWLRFMNDKRDLPFLYLLSRIHVFILPVAVLLFTPLLTGWVWWLVAAIYFYFAQFYFKGRFGLMFHCMCHRKMFKPAYQQKIHGYISWIVCPLFGHTPESYFSHHMGMHHVENNNEADSSSTMRYQRDSFRSFLAYFFNFLFLGVIQTFQYLYVRKRKRLYTRLTLGEWCYIVACVLLCFVNLKATLMVLVLPLLFARFVMMLGNWTQHSFIDDNDPENIYTNSINCINTSYNHTCWNDGYHIIHHLRPGMHYTDMPGEFLKRKDEFARQKAIVFDGIHYLHVFYYLMTKQYNKLAANLVNINNMFETREQAIRLMRERTRRIPAASAI comes from the coding sequence ATGAAAATTTTATCTGCGTTAACTGATCCTGCCTACACGCACAAGACCCGTTTTAACAGCTATGAGAAGCTCTGGCTCCGTTTTATGAATGATAAGAGAGACCTTCCGTTTCTGTACCTGCTTTCACGGATCCATGTTTTTATATTGCCCGTAGCCGTGTTGTTATTCACGCCGCTTTTAACCGGTTGGGTCTGGTGGCTTGTTGCAGCGATCTATTTTTATTTTGCACAATTCTATTTTAAAGGCCGGTTTGGTCTGATGTTTCACTGTATGTGCCACCGGAAAATGTTTAAACCGGCCTATCAGCAAAAAATACACGGGTATATCAGCTGGATTGTGTGCCCGCTGTTCGGACATACACCGGAAAGTTATTTTAGTCATCATATGGGCATGCATCATGTGGAGAACAATAATGAAGCCGACTCCAGCAGTACGATGCGCTACCAGCGCGACAGCTTCCGGAGCTTTCTGGCCTATTTTTTTAATTTTCTTTTCCTGGGCGTTATACAAACATTCCAGTACCTGTATGTGCGGAAAAGAAAAAGGCTCTATACCCGGTTGACGCTCGGGGAGTGGTGTTATATCGTTGCCTGTGTCCTGCTCTGCTTTGTAAACCTGAAGGCAACGCTGATGGTTTTGGTGCTGCCTTTGTTGTTTGCCCGGTTTGTGATGATGCTTGGCAACTGGACACAGCATTCTTTTATCGACGACAACGATCCGGAGAATATTTATACGAATTCGATCAACTGTATTAATACTTCCTATAATCATACCTGCTGGAACGATGGCTACCACATTATACATCACTTGCGGCCGGGAATGCATTATACCGATATGCCCGGAGAATTTTTAAAAAGGAAAGACGAGTTCGCCCGGCAGAAAGCGATTGTATTTGACGGAATCCATTACCTGCATGTTTTTTATTACCTGATGACCAAGCAGTATAATAAGCTGGCTGCAAACCTGGTCAACATCAACAATATGTTTGAAACCCGGGAGCAGGCCATCCGGCTGATGCGGGAACGCACCCGGAGGATCCCTGCTGCTTCCGCAATATAA